Proteins found in one Schistocerca serialis cubense isolate TAMUIC-IGC-003099 chromosome 5, iqSchSeri2.2, whole genome shotgun sequence genomic segment:
- the LOC126480752 gene encoding protein disabled, producing the protein MQTLRKKTSPCKYKNEPSRFLGEGVSFKAKLIGILEVNEARGDRMCQEALADLKMAIRAAGEHKQRININIAIDGLRLRDEKTGDCLYHHPVHKISFIAQDMSDSRAFGYIFGSPDTGHRFFGIKTDKAASQVVIAMRDLFQVVFELKKKEIELAKQHIEQHQIKLGGGLFSEGSSGTKNGASSLEPGASKMRTIQEDSAVKENGTAASSKSAQQTSEVIADLLDLEFELNSIQQGIHQMERITPSDPFGPSSIREDPFGSDPFGDSFAPATTAAPTPKSSKQPIAILPPPPSAKEPVRSLADPFNVPATSRGTNRRSTNRAATSEQLPAPAPSTVKPVQTQAPTAQPEKHWFDQETESLFDEGELVTPPLTSSVNTVTLPPVQPLSEQDDKESRRSPSAQKAEKPFDVFTELDPLGTGRSKPYVDRKDFFQELKNPPKKVLKDLVTEIPSEATAPLFQATFEKGSNALTPGDGDLPCSTSTVLSSGDKTTVTFSPLTTSALTTMSAKKSLVLDVDPFEDTDPFDKTDPFAEDDFPQNNSFPSLGSSSDPFDTGFADFTMFAKPKKNEVFAGIAAPVPAQDDVKPSTLMSSAESTTPQTFHGPLRVSLPPEKTDVDTVLTTQSVTLPSSSTAPPSVLESPVDTLSKSKSKTSRLSKQTTLSTMVKLPSPKSTPRSSSRLVKQITVDACTTSSTTQSVRLSPTPPMPPTPSKSDRKSPVSQGILEGVTLRNRCAVTPSPPVVASFPDSGDGDSTSRLSGSSAELAEIAPEPPPRPAASIAAIKPPPLPPKRQQISCMMKPPPRPPHADEPPHYDYIENYETSTSPTPHEIDVLQSPPLPVPARRPKFPEVDFVPQRPRRQQPPQPLTAKSSIGSDDYLTPTPFPLLPPPQKKSPSTDSGKFHHLPKARSPVMTTIDSILMSTSSATTTSASDDRKKKPSTSLNITLSQLTKTGLQDLAAALGVSPGHLSNMTLQELTNCLSKLSTEAQGPENGGEETKTETDAIKRDKYATLRESVDDEPEFKADFETNFEPTDSSDKLEDVFQEAPFDKYAVFRELIEEAKDDRRTKGSTDSVDAEPKQRVVVSESSAEEMKARKEAEDKYAALREISLDEGAGEKEDGDTSSEKDDSIAEGIKPEEEDDLLTLSRQQSESTESPTVEAVTLREPQSIIETTILEEDATALEDDAGASAEEIKHTSPLSAEISPVTKNADEQEAVESADGNNGSSVSEKEDATNDIGSPDKDDDRAEGVSSAEGWAKFDSIVPEKTSPDTQREEVSSPWSSDGKETGRMPPAGYQDHLEREQEMERRRRMRARGQWRDDDEEEEGWEDRRADGMPWQERPWRENGWSDGEPYYDDGIHRKERMYHEERTARRRRPAPWKSGQRSSRDPSPWEQDDKDNEDHGWVTVNKRWRDRSVDEDEEEEEEEYEISRKPRSKQYTAPRDDERWRRYEHREMNGLEYEEGRKRRPSPWRGEGESRSSWESVSWDEEERFSQREYCDRRSKAEREEAYWRRRELEHDGRPYPWSRKCVPPDEDYMRPEQTLRWKGERYHRYSRDRSRELPWEDDYSEQGDEESPRYLGRKQNWPKRPSSATESRWTPEKGPASDYVPRIGEKQQHSLPSAARSDRPDSIEKMGSYTMAERRYREKVGRRPRSREGYFNSDQEYDYWPQQERPRRQDKEIGYDQRSQTLHTRRTQRYKKSSEYSYSQKSPFDDDFTMQPFEVGIDINKSQGAESDASDSTKQRSPALSSHSLPVTAGSSVETFAKGKESHTSDPNSRPKEIGLSSPPEPYQSSLGEDTNRVRTPRSSTHRKSPFEDDFTPTEIHGIRLASSVSSDISDHRKSPYEDTKPCSRGPSVVDEPACASVLDQKNGKLSDDVFLPAGTSETGKTHSEHAFADFESMPFGDSEFIPSPKTLSESKYSDKKAPGTVWSGEDSNKHDKFHPGMKLRMSNLMRADSSTSLKKSESINIFVRESDPFDDDFFCSDTASTIPRPRSENTGRAEDKSGASNQTEVFNWTQAFDSFNFEEEK; encoded by the exons gTTGTAATTGCAATGCGAGATTTGTTTCAAGTTGtatttgaactgaaaaaaaaagagatcGAGTTAGCCAAGCAGCATATTGAGCAACACCAAATAAAGTTGGGAGGTGGGCTGTTTTCAGAAGGCTCATCAGGCACAAAG AATGGAGCAAGCAGCTTGGAGCCAGGAGCAAGTAAGATGAGAACTATTCAGGAAGActcagcagtaaaagagaatggAACAGCTGCTTCATCTAAATCCGCTCAACAAACGTCCGAGGTTATAGCAGATCTTCTAGACCTGGAATTTGAACTAAACAGCATACAGCAAGGAATTCATCAAATGGAAAGAATAACGCCATCTGATCCATTTGGACCTTCGTCTATCAGAGAAGACCCTTTTGGAAGTGATCCATTTGGGGATTCGTTTGCCCCTGCAACGACAGCGGCACCAACTCCAAAGTCAAGCAAGCAGCCTATAGCTATTTTGCCACCACCTCCGTCAGCAAAGGAGCCTGTTCGTTCCCTAGCAGACCCATTCAACGTACCAGCAACATCTCGTGGTACTAACAGGCGGTCGACCAATCGAGCAGCTACGAGTGAACAACTCCCCGCTCCTGCCCCAAGTACTGTGAAGCCAGTGCAAACTCAGGCGCCTACCGCACAGCCGGAGAAGCACTGGTTTGACCAAGAGACTGAGTCCCTTTTTGATGAAGGTGAATTGGTGACGCCACCATTAACATCCTCTGTAAACACTGTGACCTTGCCACCAGTACAGCCACTTTCTGAGCAA GATGATAAGGAGTCCCGGAGGAGTCCTTCAGCGCAGAAAGCTGAGAAACCGTTTGATGTTTTCACTGAATTGGACCCACTTGGTACGGGCCGCAGTAAGCCGTATGTGGACAGAAAAGACTTTTTCCAGGAACTGAAGAATCCACCAAAGAAAGTTCTTAAGGACTTAGtcacagaaattccttccgaaGCTACAGCCCCATTATTCCAGGCAACGTTTGAGAAAGGAAGTAATGCACTGACGCCAGGAGATGGTGATTTGCCGTGCTCCACAAGTACTGTGCTGTCGAGTGGTGACAAAACGACTGTCACATTTAGTCCACTGACTACCTCAGCTCTAACCACAATGTCAGCCAAAAAGTCGTTGGTGTTAGATGTTGACCCATTCGAAGACACTGATCCATTTGATAAGACTGATCCCTTTGCTGAAGACGATTTTCCTCAAAATAATTCGTTCCCATCATTAGGCAGCAGTAGTGACCCTTTTGATACCGGTTTCGCTGATTTTACCATGTTCGCAAAGCCAAAGAAGAATGAAGTTTTTGCTGGCATTGCAGCACCTGTGCCAGCACAGGACGATGTGAAACCATCTACGCTTATGTCCTCGGCTGAAAGCACCACCCCTCAGACTTTCCACGGACCACTGAGAGTTTCATTGCCTCCCGAGAAAACAGACGTAGACACAGTTCTTACCACACAGTCTGTGACACTACCATCGTCATCTACAGCGCCTCCATCCGTACTGGAAAGTCCTGTAGATACACTTAGCAAATCAAAGAGTAAAACTTCACGGCTTAGTAAACAAACCACATTGTCTACAATGGTGAAACTACCAAGCCCGAAGTCAACGCCACGATCCTCGTCACGCCTTGTAAAGCAGATCACTGTGGACGCGTGCACAACCAGTAGCACAACACAATCAGTGCGTCTGAGTCCTACGCCTCCGATGCCTCCGACACCATCAAAATCGGATAGAAAATCACCAGTAAGCCAGGGCATCTTGGAAGGTGTTACGCTACGCAATCGGTGTGCCGTGACCCCTTCTCCTCCAGTGGTCGCCAGTTTCCCAGATTCTGGAGACGGTGACAGTACCTCGAGGCTGTCGGGATCCAGTGCTGAGCTAGCAGAGATAGCCCCTGAACCGCCACCGAGGCCTGCAGCTAGCATTGCGGCCATCAAACCACCTCCACTTCCTCCAAAGCGGCAGCAGATTAGCTGTATGATGAAACCACCTCCTAGACCTCCACACGCTGATGAACCACCTCACTATGACTATATAGAAAATTACGAAACGTCGACATCACCCACTCCTCATGAAATCGACGTGTTACAAAGTCCACCTCTCCCAGTTCCAGCAAGAAGGCCAAAATTTCCGGAAGTTGACTTTGTGCCTCAGAGACCAAGGAGGCAACAACCTCCCCAACCTCTCACTGCAAAATCTTCTATAGGCAGTGACGACTACTTAACACCTACACCTTTTCCGTTACTACCTCCACCTCAGAAGAAAAGTCCTAGCACAGACAGCGGCAAGTTCCATCACCTCCCCAAGGCTCGTTCGCCAGTTATGACGACAATTGATTCCATCCTTATGTCAACCTCGAGTGCAACAACCACATCAGCGAGTGATGACCGAAAGAAAAAGCCGAGTACTTCACTAAATATTACTTTAAGTCAGCTCACAAAAACGGGATTGCAAGATTTAGCAGCAGCGTTAGGTGTTTCTCCCGGGCATTTATCCAACATGACACTCCAGGAACTTACTAACTGCCTCTCCAAGCTTTCGACAGAAGCTCAAGGCCCCGAAAATGGCGGCGAGGAAACAAAGACAGAGACAGATGCGATTAAGAGAGACAAATATGCCACACTGAGAGAGTCGGTGGACGATGAACCAGAGTTTAAGGCAGACTTTGAAACTAATTTTGAACCAACAGACTCATCGGACAAACTAGAGGATGTTTTCCAGGAGGCACCATTTGATAAATATGCTGTATTCCGAGAATTGATTGAAGAAGCTAAAGATGATAGGCGGACTAAAGGAAGCACAGATTCTGTAGATGCTGAACCCAAACAACGAGTAGTAGTCTCCGAAAGTTCCGCAGAAGAGATGAAGGCAAGAAAGGAGGCTGAGGATAAATATGCTGCACTTAGGGAGATTTCTCTAGATGAAGGTGCCGGTGAAAAAGAGGATGGCGACACGTCAAGTGAGAAAGACGACAGTATTGCAGAAGGTATCAAACCAGAGGAAGAGGATGATTTGTTAACGTTATCAAGACAGCAGAGTGAAAGCACTGAATCGCCCACTGTTGAAGCGGTGACGCTTCGTGAACCTCAGTCGATCATTGAAACAACTATATTAGAGGAAGACGCAACTGCTTTAGAAGATGATGCTGGAGCTAGTGCTGAAGAAATAAAGCACACATCACCACTTTCCGCAGAAATAAGCCCTGTCACAAAGAATGCTGACGAGCAAGAGGCAGTAGAATCAGCAGATGGTAATAATGGATCGTCAGTATCTGAAAAAGAAGACGCCACCAACGATATTGGCTCTCCCGATAAGGATGATGACAGAGCTGAAGGTGTGTCCAGTGCTGAGGGTTGGGCAAAATTTGACTCAATTGTACCAGAAAAGACTTCACCTGATACGCAGAGAGAGGAAGTATCTTCACCATGGTCATCTGATGGGAAAGAAACAGGGAGAATGCCTCCAGCTGGTTACCAGGATCATTTGGAAAGAGaacaagaaatggaaagaagaagaagaatgagagcACGAGGTCAGTggcgtgatgatgatgaagaagaagaaggctgGGAAGACAGGAGGGCAGATGGTATGCCATGGCAAGAAAGGCCTTGGAGAGAAAATGGTTGGAGTGATGGAGAGCCATATTATGATGATGGTATTCACCGTAAAGAAAGAATGTACCATGAAGAAAGGACAGCAAGAAGAAGACGACCTGCTCCGTGGAAAAGTGGTCAGAGAAGTTCAAGGGATCCATCCCCTTGGGAACAGGATGATAAAGACAATGAAGACCACGGATGGGTTACTGTGAATAAGAGGTGGCGTGACAGATCtgttgatgaagatgaagaagaggaagaagaagaatatgaaaTATCTAGAAAACCTCGATCCAAACAATATACTGCACCAAGAGACGACGAGCGGTGGAGGAGATATGAACACAGAGAAATGAATGGGTTAGAGTATGAAGAAGGCAGGAAAAGACGCCCATCTCCTTGGAGAGGAGAAGGTGAAAGTCGAAGCAGTTGGGAATCAGTGTCATGGGATGAAGAAGAACGATTTTCACAACGCGAATATTGTGATAGACGAAGTAAAGCAGAACGTGAGGAAGCATACTGGCGCAGAAGAGAACTTGAACATGATGGAAGACCATATCCTTGGAGCAGGAAGTGTGTTCCCCCTGATGAAGATTACATGCGACCAGAGCAAACCCTTAGGTGGAAAGGTGAAAGATATCATAGATACTCGAGGGATCGTTCTCGGGAACTACCATGGGAGGATGATTACAGTGAACAAGGGGATGAAGAATCGCCCAGGTACTTGGGAAGGAAACAGAATTGGCCAAAACGGCCTAGTAGTGCAACAGAATCACGCTGGACTCCAGAAAAAGGACCAGCCAGCGATTATGTGCCAAGAATTGGAGAAAAACAACAGCATTCTCTCCCAAGTGCAGCACGCTCAGACAGGCCAGACAGTATTGAGAAAATGGGAAGCTACACTATGGCCGAACGAAGATATCGTGAAAAAGTAGGTAGGCGACCGAGGAGTCGGGAAGGATATTTTAATTCTGATCAGGAATATGATTATTGGCCACAGCAAGAAAGGCCCCGCAGGCAAGACAAAGAAATAGGTTATGATCAGAGATCACAGACACTCCATACGAGGAGAACTCAGCGATACAAAAAAAGCAGTGAATATAGCTACAGTCAGAAGTCACCATTCGATGATGATTTCACAATGCAACCATTTGAAGTAGGTATAGATATTAACAAAAGCCAAGGTGCAGAATCAGATGCATCAGATTCTACAAAACAAAGATCTCCTGCACTCTCAAGTCACAGTCTCCCTGTAACAGCTGGTTCTTCTGTTGAAACTTTCGCAAAGGGTAAGGAAAGCCATACTAGTGATCCTAATTCCCGGCCAAAGGAAATAGGCCTGAGTAGTCCTCCAGAACCCTATCAGTCTTCACTTGGTGAAGACACAAATAGAGTTAGAACTCCAAGGAGCTCAACTCACAGAAAATCTCCATTTGAAGATGACTTTACTCCTACTGAAATACATGGCATCAGGCTTGCATCAAGTGTATCAAGTGATATAAGTGACCACAGGAAGTCACCTTATGAGGACACCAAACCGTGCAGTAGAGGCCCAAGTGTGGTAGATGAACCTGCTTGTGCTAGTGTTCTCGACCAGAAAAATGGTAAACTAAGTGATGATGTTTTTCTTCCTGCAGGCACCTCAGAAACAGGAAAAACGCACAGTGAACATGCTTTTGCTGATTTTGAAAGCATGCCCTTTGGTGACAGTGAATTCATCCCTTCACCAAAAACTCTTTCTGAAAGCAAATATAGTGATAAGAAAGCACCTGGAACAGTGTGGAGTGGTGAAGACTCTAATAAACATGATAAATTTCATCCAGGAATGAAACTTCGTATGTCAAACCTTATGAGAGCAGATTCATCAACAAGTTTGAAAAAGTCGGaatcaataaatatttttgtacGTGAAAGTGATCCATTTGATGACGACTTCTTCTGCAGTGATACAGCTTCGACAATACCCCGTCCACGCTCTGAGAACACTGGTCGGGCAGAAGATAAATCTGGTGCTAGTAATCAGACTGAAGTCTTCAACTGGACTCAAGCCTTTGACTCCTTCAACTTTGAAGAAGAGAAGTGA